AGTATTTTGCAGACCAGCGGGGATATACCTCTAAATTGGTATACCCATCATCCGCAGTATAAGAAAGTGTATTTTCTCCTTCCAAAATCTGAAAGAAGGTACTGGTGCGGTCTTTTTTCTGACTGATGTTGACCCCGTTTAATTCAATGCGTTTATTTCCGTGTTCGGTCGTAACGATTAAATGATCTCCGGCTTTCATGTTTACAATTACCCGCAAAAATTCCCCAGTGGTCAGATTGTCTATTCGTGGGTTCTTTACGACGTTTGTTGCGATAAATTCTATTTCGAGTCCGGTTGATACAGCGCCGGGATTTATGACAGTTAGTTCATTGTTGTATTTGCGGTATGCCAAAGTAAGATTTGCTCCTTTGAAAATCGAAAACGGCGTCAAAAGCATCGGCACTTTCCCGGCGATATTGTCTGAAAACTCATCCCCGATAAAATAGGGGTTGGGGCAGGTAAGTTCTACCATAAATTTCAAAGACTCAAAAAGAGTTTGCCGTTTGTCCTTAAAAGAAGTTATGCGATAAGCAATGTGACGAATGGTTCCCATAAAATTTATAGTCAGATTTCCAGGATGCTGTACAACGAAAAAGTCTTCCAACATATGACGTACATCTTCGGTACTATCATCTGATGGATAATCTGCCTCAATCGTAATTACACGAGGTTCCACCCGATATCCAATCACCTGGCTTCCATCATACTGAGCGTTTGCTTTCATATTTAAGGTAATATCTCCTGCCTCAATACCTTCTATGGATATCACCCTGTACTTTGTGTCGTCCCCCAGTACGAGCGTTTTATTGTTTGATTTTAGAGTTAGCGTTAATATATCAGTCATATGCTAGTTCCCTCTTTGCGCGTTTTACGGCTCTGGCGTGAGCCTGCGGAGTTTCAACCGGTTCATAGAAATTAAAGGTGTCGCCTCCAACGTTGTAAGGTTCATGGCTTCTGCCTTCTATAACTTGATAAGGGGTTCCGGCATTTGAAGCAACTTGACTTCTCATAACAT
This genomic window from Caproicibacterium sp. BJN0003 contains:
- a CDS encoding phage distal tail protein — protein: MKANAQYDGSQVIGYRVEPRVITIEADYPSDDSTEDVRHMLEDFFVVQHPGNLTINFMGTIRHIAYRITSFKDKRQTLFESLKFMVELTCPNPYFIGDEFSDNIAGKVPMLLTPFSIFKGANLTLAYRKYNNELTVINPGAVSTGLEIEFIATNVVKNPRIDNLTTGEFLRVIVNMKAGDHLIVTTEHGNKRIELNGVNISQKKDRTSTFFQILEGENTLSYTADDGYTNLEVYPRWSAKYLGV